Proteins from one Kineosporiaceae bacterium genomic window:
- a CDS encoding pantoate--beta-alanine ligase, whose product MVRDPVPGGSLVDAAPVVARTRAELDAARDRFGGTVAVVMTMGALHEGHATLMRQARTSADHVVSTIFLNPLQFGPKEDLAKYPRTFDADLDLCTREGVDLVFAPGPDVIYQDGDPGVKVSAGQLGEVLEGHSRPGHFDGVLTVVAKLLHLARPHLALFGQKDAQQLLLIRRMARDLDFRCEIVAVPTVREPDGLAMSSRNAYLNTLDREVALTLPRALQAGEAAAPEGASAVRRAARAVLVREPLCLVDYLVLVHPETLRDVPEWYRGEALLAVAARVGTTRLIDNVPVLVGQEPSGPMLISSPPVPAS is encoded by the coding sequence ATGGTGCGCGACCCAGTGCCCGGAGGGAGCCTCGTGGACGCCGCACCCGTCGTTGCCCGTACCCGCGCCGAACTGGACGCCGCGCGCGACCGTTTCGGCGGCACCGTCGCCGTGGTGATGACGATGGGCGCGTTGCACGAGGGCCACGCCACGCTCATGCGTCAGGCCCGCACCAGCGCCGACCACGTCGTGTCCACCATCTTCCTGAACCCGCTGCAGTTCGGGCCGAAGGAGGACCTGGCCAAGTATCCGCGGACCTTCGACGCCGACCTCGACCTGTGCACCCGCGAGGGGGTCGACCTGGTCTTCGCACCGGGGCCCGACGTGATCTACCAGGACGGTGACCCGGGGGTGAAGGTCTCGGCGGGTCAGCTCGGTGAGGTGCTCGAGGGGCACAGCCGGCCCGGGCACTTCGACGGAGTACTCACCGTGGTGGCGAAGCTCCTGCACCTGGCCCGTCCGCACCTGGCGCTGTTCGGGCAGAAGGATGCCCAGCAGTTGCTGTTGATCCGGCGCATGGCGCGTGACCTGGACTTCCGATGCGAGATCGTGGCGGTGCCCACGGTGCGCGAGCCCGACGGTCTGGCGATGAGCAGCCGCAATGCGTACCTGAACACGCTCGACCGTGAGGTGGCTCTGACGTTGCCGCGGGCGTTGCAGGCGGGGGAGGCCGCCGCGCCCGAGGGGGCCAGCGCCGTCCGGCGGGCCGCGCGTGCCGTATTGGTTCGCGAACCGCTCTGCCTCGTCGACTACCTCGTGCTGGTGCACCCGGAGACGCTGCGGGACGTGCCCGAGTGGTACCGGGGGGAGGCGCTGCTCGCCGTGGCCGCGCGGGTCGGCACGACCCGGCTGATCGACAACGTGCCGGTGCTGGTGGGGCAGGAGCCGTCCGGGCCGATGTTGATCAGCTCGCCACCGGTCCCGGCGAGCTGA
- a CDS encoding nicotinate-nucleotide diphosphorylase (carboxylating): MSRHRADGPRAPWQAGTRDALTAAGLEPHWVRDLVVRALAEDLGPGWVDVTTAATVPVDDDRRAEVVAGRDGVATGLLLWPVVLAEAAARLDLPVPTADLRVHDGAWVQAGDVLADLRGPTRVLLVAERTALNLVRHLSGVATHAAAWVAALSGTGTRLLDTRCTTPGLRPLERYAVRCGGGTNGRAGLYDAAHVTVAHAAAAGSVAGALDAVRRRLPGALVQVDVQTPLQGVEAVHAGARFVVCEQSALDQLPSMVNQIRAATSERVEVACSGGYRLAQAPHVARAGVDHVYVDALVQEAPALDITLRMY; the protein is encoded by the coding sequence ATGAGTCGACACCGCGCGGACGGCCCCCGCGCACCGTGGCAGGCAGGAACCCGGGACGCCCTGACGGCGGCCGGGCTCGAGCCGCACTGGGTGCGGGACCTGGTGGTGCGCGCCCTGGCAGAGGATCTCGGCCCCGGGTGGGTCGACGTCACCACCGCGGCCACGGTGCCGGTGGACGACGACCGCCGGGCCGAGGTGGTGGCCGGCCGGGACGGGGTGGCCACCGGGCTGTTGTTGTGGCCGGTGGTGCTCGCCGAGGCCGCGGCACGGCTGGACCTGCCGGTCCCCACGGCCGACCTGCGGGTGCACGACGGTGCCTGGGTACAGGCCGGCGACGTGCTGGCCGACCTGCGCGGCCCGACCCGGGTGCTGCTGGTGGCCGAGCGCACCGCCTTGAACCTGGTGCGGCACCTCTCGGGAGTGGCCACGCATGCGGCGGCCTGGGTGGCGGCCCTGTCCGGCACCGGCACCCGCCTGCTCGACACGCGATGCACCACCCCGGGTCTGCGCCCGCTGGAGCGCTACGCCGTCCGGTGCGGCGGCGGCACGAACGGTCGCGCCGGTCTCTACGACGCGGCGCACGTCACGGTGGCCCATGCGGCCGCCGCCGGCTCGGTCGCGGGGGCGCTGGACGCCGTCCGGCGCCGGTTGCCGGGCGCGCTGGTGCAGGTGGACGTCCAGACGCCGTTGCAGGGGGTCGAGGCGGTGCACGCCGGCGCCCGGTTCGTGGTGTGCGAGCAGTCCGCCCTCGACCAGCTGCCCTCGATGGTCAATCAGATCCGCGCCGCCACCTCGGAGCGGGTCGAGGTGGCCTGTTCGGGTGGTTACCGGCTCGCCCAGGCGCCGCACGTCGCGCGGGCCGGGGTCGACCACGTCTATGTGGACGCCCTGGTGCAGGAGGCGCCGGCTCTCGACATCACGTTGCGGATGTACTGA
- a CDS encoding Lsr2 family protein, whose amino-acid sequence MAQKVQVILVDDVDGGEAEETVSFALDGVSYEIDVSADNAEALRESIAPWIGHARRVGGRASARRSATPKAARNGSAARASLGDVRAWARDNGFQVSDRGRVSAEVMAAYEGAH is encoded by the coding sequence ATGGCTCAGAAGGTCCAGGTCATCCTCGTCGACGACGTCGACGGTGGTGAGGCTGAAGAGACCGTCAGTTTCGCGCTGGACGGCGTCAGCTACGAGATCGATGTCTCGGCCGACAACGCCGAGGCACTTCGGGAGTCGATCGCACCGTGGATCGGACATGCTCGTCGCGTCGGTGGCCGTGCATCCGCACGGCGCAGTGCGACTCCCAAGGCTGCCCGCAATGGTTCCGCAGCTCGCGCATCCCTGGGGGATGTGCGCGCCTGGGCTCGCGACAACGGCTTCCAGGTCAGTGACCGGGGCCGGGTCTCGGCCGAGGTGATGGCCGCCTACGAGGGCGCGCACTGA
- a CDS encoding 4-coumarate--CoA ligase family protein, translated as MIHHSPLPDVEIPRVALTGYVLARAAELGDKPALIDGPTGRTLTYAQLEQSIRSLAGGLVAHGLRPGQVVALMAPNLPEYAVIFHGVAMAGGVLTTVNPTYTAGEVHKQLLDAEATLLITVAPFLPVARAASEGTAVTDLYLIGPADDAPSEASSPDSHDESVATALPAKALATLFGAPLATQVPVDPDDVVVLPYSSGTTGVNKGVMLSHHNLVANIAQVIAPAGLAEDEKLIAVLPFFHIYGMQVIMNCGLRVGATVITMPRFDLEQFLDLHQRYAVTRSFVAPPIVVALAKHPIVDSYDLSALRQVFSGAAPLSAELSEEAGRRLGCEVVQGYGMTEMSPVSHLTPLGGLKPGSVGVTAPNTEMRIVDPATLQDVADGADGELWIRGPQVMRGYLKNPAATELTLDSQGWLHTGDIGHVDADGHVFVVDRLKELIKYKGFQVAPAELEAVLLTHPDVADAAVVGTPDPDAGEVPSAFVVVRPGASVDQENIKSFVAGQVASFKQIRHVTFVESIPKSASGKILRRLLR; from the coding sequence ATGATTCACCACAGCCCCCTGCCGGACGTCGAGATCCCGCGCGTCGCCCTGACCGGTTATGTCCTGGCCCGTGCCGCTGAACTCGGGGACAAACCGGCGCTGATCGACGGCCCCACCGGCCGCACCCTCACCTACGCCCAGCTCGAGCAGTCGATCCGATCCCTGGCCGGTGGACTGGTCGCTCACGGCCTGCGTCCCGGCCAGGTCGTCGCCCTGATGGCGCCGAACCTGCCCGAGTACGCAGTGATCTTCCACGGGGTGGCCATGGCCGGCGGGGTGCTGACCACCGTGAACCCGACCTACACGGCCGGCGAGGTCCACAAACAGCTCCTGGACGCCGAGGCCACGCTGCTGATCACCGTGGCCCCCTTCCTGCCCGTGGCCCGCGCCGCCAGCGAGGGCACGGCCGTCACGGACCTCTATCTGATCGGTCCGGCGGACGACGCCCCGAGCGAGGCCTCCAGCCCCGATTCCCACGACGAATCCGTCGCCACGGCCCTGCCCGCGAAGGCCCTGGCCACCCTGTTCGGCGCCCCGCTCGCCACCCAGGTTCCCGTCGATCCGGACGACGTGGTCGTCTTGCCCTATTCCTCCGGAACCACCGGGGTGAACAAAGGGGTCATGCTCAGCCACCACAACCTGGTGGCGAACATCGCCCAGGTGATCGCGCCGGCCGGCCTGGCCGAGGACGAGAAGCTCATCGCCGTCCTGCCGTTCTTCCACATCTACGGCATGCAGGTGATCATGAACTGCGGGCTCCGCGTGGGCGCCACCGTGATCACCATGCCCCGCTTCGACCTGGAGCAGTTCCTCGACCTGCACCAGCGGTACGCCGTCACGCGCAGCTTCGTGGCACCGCCGATCGTGGTCGCCCTCGCCAAGCACCCGATCGTGGACTCCTACGACCTCTCGGCGCTGCGGCAGGTGTTCTCGGGTGCCGCCCCGCTGTCGGCCGAGCTCTCCGAGGAGGCGGGCCGCCGACTCGGCTGCGAGGTGGTGCAGGGCTACGGCATGACGGAGATGTCGCCGGTCTCGCACCTGACCCCCCTGGGTGGTTTGAAGCCCGGCTCGGTCGGGGTGACGGCACCGAACACCGAGATGCGCATCGTGGACCCCGCCACCCTGCAGGACGTCGCCGACGGTGCCGACGGGGAGTTGTGGATTCGCGGGCCCCAGGTCATGCGCGGCTATCTGAAGAATCCCGCCGCCACCGAGCTCACCTTGGATTCACAGGGCTGGCTGCACACCGGGGACATCGGGCACGTCGACGCCGACGGTCATGTGTTCGTGGTGGACCGGCTCAAGGAGCTCATCAAGTACAAGGGCTTCCAGGTGGCGCCCGCCGAACTCGAGGCGGTATTGCTCACCCACCCCGACGTAGCCGATGCGGCGGTCGTCGGAACACCGGACCCGGACGCCGGAGAGGTCCCCAGCGCCTTTGTCGTGGTCCGCCCGGGCGCCTCGGTGGATCAAGAGAACATCAAGAGTTTCGTCGCCGGCCAAGTGGCCTCGTTCAAACAGATCCGACATGTCACGTTTGTCGAGTCGATTCCGAAGTCGGCGTCGGGAAAGATCCTGCGCCGACTGCTCCGGTGA
- a CDS encoding ATP-dependent Clp protease ATP-binding subunit, translated as MFERFTDRARRVVVLAQEEARMLNHNYIGTEHILLGLIHEGEGVAAKALESLGISLDAVREQVQEIIGQGQQAPSGHIPFTPRAKKVLELSLREALQLGHNYIGTEHILLGLIREGEGVAAQVLVKLGADLNRVRQQVIQLLSGYQGKEPATAGGTQEGTPSGSLVLDQFGRNLTQAARDGKLDPVIGREKEIERVMQVLSRRTKNNPVLIGEPGVGKTAVVEGLAQAIIKGEVPETLKDKQLYTLDLGALVAGSRYRGDFEERLKKVLKEIRTRGDIILFIDEIHTLVGAGAAEGAIDAASILKPMLARGELQTIGATTLDEYRKHVEKDPALERRLQPIQVQEPSLAHTIEILKGLRDRYEAHHRVSITDGALVAAATLADRYVNDRFLPDKAIDLIDEAGARLRIRRMTAPPDLREFDEKIAQTRREKESAIDAQDFEKAASLRDTEKKLLAAKAEREKQWKAGDMDVVAEVDEELIAEVLATATGIPVFKLTEEESSRLLNMEAELHKRIIGQNDAIKALSQAIRRTRAGLKDPKRPGGSFIFAGPTGVGKTELAKALAEFLFGDEDALIQLDMSEFSEKHTVSRLFGSPPGYVGYEEGGQLTEKVRRKPFSVVLFDEVEKAHPDIFNSLLQILEDGRLTDSQGRVVDFKNTVIIMTTNLGTRDIAKGAQMGFQSGTDTKTAYERMKAKVNEELKNHFRPEFLNRVDDNIVFPQLSQEEIVQIVDLMIAKLDERMKDRDMGIELRPAAKALLAIKGYDPVLGARPLRRTIQRDIEDALSEKILYGELKAGQIVVVDAEGEGESAHFTFTGAVKSPIADPTLVEPAAAGGSGLSETPAAEG; from the coding sequence ATGTTCGAGAGGTTCACCGACCGCGCCCGCCGTGTCGTCGTCCTGGCTCAGGAGGAGGCCAGGATGCTGAACCACAACTACATCGGCACCGAGCACATCCTCCTCGGCCTGATCCACGAGGGTGAGGGAGTCGCCGCCAAGGCGCTCGAATCCCTCGGCATCTCACTGGACGCCGTACGCGAGCAGGTGCAAGAGATCATCGGTCAGGGGCAGCAGGCGCCGTCCGGGCACATCCCGTTCACGCCGCGCGCCAAGAAGGTGTTGGAGCTGTCGCTGCGCGAGGCGCTGCAGCTGGGGCACAACTACATCGGCACCGAGCACATCCTGCTCGGCCTCATCCGTGAGGGTGAGGGCGTCGCCGCCCAGGTGCTGGTGAAGCTGGGGGCCGACCTCAACCGGGTCCGCCAGCAGGTGATCCAGCTGCTGTCCGGCTACCAGGGCAAGGAGCCCGCGACCGCCGGCGGGACCCAGGAGGGCACGCCGTCCGGCTCGCTGGTGCTCGATCAGTTCGGCCGCAACCTCACCCAGGCCGCCCGCGACGGCAAGCTCGACCCGGTCATCGGGCGCGAGAAAGAGATCGAGCGGGTCATGCAGGTGCTCTCGCGCCGCACCAAGAACAACCCGGTGCTGATCGGTGAGCCCGGCGTCGGCAAGACCGCGGTCGTCGAGGGCCTGGCCCAGGCGATCATCAAGGGCGAGGTCCCCGAGACGCTGAAGGACAAGCAGCTCTACACCCTGGACCTCGGCGCCCTGGTGGCGGGTAGCCGCTACCGCGGTGACTTCGAGGAGCGCCTGAAGAAGGTGCTGAAGGAGATCCGCACCCGCGGCGACATCATCCTGTTCATCGACGAGATCCACACCCTGGTGGGTGCCGGTGCCGCCGAGGGCGCGATCGACGCCGCGAGCATCCTCAAGCCCATGCTGGCCCGCGGTGAGCTGCAGACCATCGGTGCCACCACGCTGGACGAGTACCGCAAGCATGTCGAGAAGGACCCCGCGCTGGAGCGGCGGTTGCAGCCGATCCAGGTGCAGGAGCCCTCGCTGGCCCACACCATCGAGATCCTCAAGGGTCTGCGCGACCGGTACGAGGCGCACCACCGGGTCTCGATCACGGACGGCGCGCTGGTCGCCGCCGCCACCCTGGCGGATCGCTACGTCAACGACCGGTTCCTGCCGGACAAGGCCATCGACCTGATCGACGAGGCCGGCGCCCGGTTGCGGATCCGTCGTATGACGGCGCCGCCGGACCTGCGCGAGTTCGACGAGAAGATCGCGCAGACCCGCCGCGAGAAGGAGAGCGCGATCGACGCGCAGGACTTCGAGAAGGCGGCCTCGCTGCGCGACACCGAGAAGAAGCTGCTGGCGGCCAAGGCCGAGCGCGAGAAGCAGTGGAAGGCCGGCGACATGGACGTCGTGGCCGAGGTGGACGAGGAGCTGATCGCCGAGGTGCTGGCGACGGCGACCGGCATCCCGGTGTTCAAGCTCACCGAGGAGGAGTCCTCGCGCCTGCTGAACATGGAGGCCGAGCTCCACAAGCGGATCATCGGTCAGAACGACGCGATCAAGGCGCTGTCCCAGGCGATCCGGCGTACCCGCGCCGGGCTGAAGGACCCGAAGCGCCCCGGTGGCTCGTTCATCTTCGCCGGCCCCACCGGCGTCGGGAAGACCGAGCTGGCCAAGGCCCTGGCCGAGTTCCTGTTCGGTGACGAGGACGCGCTGATCCAGCTCGACATGAGCGAGTTCAGCGAGAAGCACACCGTCTCGCGGCTGTTCGGCTCCCCGCCCGGGTACGTCGGGTACGAGGAGGGTGGCCAGCTCACCGAGAAGGTGCGGCGCAAGCCGTTCTCGGTGGTGCTGTTCGACGAGGTCGAGAAGGCCCACCCGGACATCTTCAACTCGCTGCTGCAGATCCTGGAGGACGGTCGCCTGACCGACAGCCAGGGTCGGGTGGTCGACTTCAAGAACACCGTGATCATCATGACCACGAACCTGGGTACCCGTGACATCGCCAAGGGTGCGCAGATGGGCTTCCAGTCGGGCACCGACACCAAGACGGCGTACGAGCGGATGAAGGCCAAGGTCAACGAGGAGCTGAAGAACCACTTCCGCCCCGAGTTCCTGAACCGCGTCGACGACAACATCGTCTTCCCGCAGCTGTCGCAGGAAGAGATCGTCCAGATCGTCGACCTGATGATCGCGAAGTTGGACGAGCGGATGAAGGACCGCGACATGGGCATCGAACTGCGCCCCGCGGCCAAGGCCCTGCTGGCGATCAAGGGGTACGACCCGGTGTTGGGGGCGCGGCCGTTGCGCCGCACCATCCAGCGCGACATCGAGGACGCCCTGAGCGAGAAGATCCTGTACGGCGAGCTGAAGGCCGGGCAGATCGTGGTGGTCGACGCCGAGGGTGAGGGTGAGAGCGCGCACTTCACCTTCACGGGAGCGGTGAAGTCGCCGATCGCCGACCCCACGCTGGTCGAGCCGGCAGCCGCCGGTGGCAGCGGGTTGAGCGAGACACCCGCGGCCGAGGGGTGA
- a CDS encoding polysaccharide deacetylase family protein, with the protein MGRARWRWSLAVGLVLAGATAGVVSLPTTPSRTPVAYPATSGAAPAALPGGADVPAGPVTTFGGPGAPSTLVLYDTAGEHGWIGELYAQAAGNLASHFGPVTAIPAERYRAGQIRRFRALIYLGTTYDAPLPPSLLDDVRTSTVPVIWSGLNPWRLSGAAGSATHSAFLARYGWDPTASRLDLRDAVTAVDYKGRTLSRSPLNQAGILAPRLVSPAAVTVLAEARCTRSRRVVPCIGASTRLRNGGLPWAIRSANLTYVGENPFSYVAEDDRYLAYADLLFAALAPDAPASRKAAVRLEDVSPVSDPAVLRQFADYLAAHHIPFQVGVVPVHLDPTGAQNEGTPQTVTFRDRPEMVEALRYAQAHGGVLVQHGLTHQYGAIANPYNGVSGEDFEFFRARCSANPDPPYQFQACQAASWVRLVAPLPEDSPSWAADRVLRGRQALAEAGLDPPTIFETPHYTASAAAYRGMRRIYGTRYERELLFGGTLRAGADPTHSIGQYFPYRVHDVYGGVVLPENLGNIEPLPYNQHPARTPKDLVHNAAANLVVTQAVASFFFHPHYPLADLAATIDGIQELGYQFVPADQL; encoded by the coding sequence GTGGGCCGCGCCCGGTGGCGGTGGTCGCTCGCGGTCGGTCTGGTGCTCGCCGGGGCCACGGCCGGGGTGGTCTCGCTCCCGACGACCCCGTCACGGACGCCGGTCGCGTATCCGGCGACCTCGGGAGCCGCACCGGCCGCCCTGCCGGGCGGGGCCGACGTCCCCGCCGGACCGGTGACCACCTTCGGAGGTCCCGGCGCGCCGTCCACGCTCGTGCTCTACGACACCGCCGGCGAGCACGGCTGGATCGGAGAGCTCTACGCCCAGGCCGCAGGCAACCTGGCCAGTCACTTCGGGCCGGTGACCGCGATTCCCGCCGAGCGCTACCGCGCCGGCCAGATCCGCCGGTTCCGCGCCCTGATCTACCTCGGCACCACCTACGACGCCCCGTTGCCGCCCTCGCTGCTGGACGACGTCCGCACCTCTACGGTGCCCGTCATCTGGTCGGGTCTGAACCCCTGGAGGCTCTCCGGGGCGGCGGGGTCGGCCACGCACTCGGCGTTCCTGGCCCGATACGGCTGGGATCCGACCGCTTCGCGTCTGGACCTGCGGGACGCCGTCACCGCGGTCGACTACAAGGGCCGCACGCTGTCCCGTTCGCCACTCAACCAGGCAGGCATCCTGGCGCCCCGTCTGGTGTCGCCGGCCGCGGTGACCGTGCTGGCCGAGGCCCGCTGCACCCGGTCACGCCGGGTGGTGCCGTGCATCGGGGCGAGCACCCGGCTGCGCAACGGCGGCCTGCCGTGGGCGATCCGCTCGGCCAACCTCACCTATGTCGGCGAGAACCCGTTCTCGTACGTGGCCGAGGACGACCGGTACCTGGCCTATGCCGATCTGCTGTTCGCCGCGCTGGCCCCCGATGCCCCGGCCAGCCGCAAGGCCGCCGTGCGCCTCGAGGACGTCAGCCCGGTCTCGGACCCTGCCGTGCTGCGGCAGTTCGCCGATTACCTTGCCGCGCACCACATTCCGTTCCAGGTCGGGGTGGTGCCGGTGCACCTCGACCCGACGGGTGCTCAGAACGAGGGCACCCCCCAGACCGTGACGTTCCGGGACCGGCCCGAGATGGTCGAGGCGCTGCGGTACGCCCAGGCCCACGGCGGGGTCCTCGTCCAACACGGCCTGACCCACCAGTACGGCGCCATCGCCAACCCCTACAACGGGGTCAGCGGCGAGGACTTCGAGTTCTTCCGTGCCCGGTGCTCGGCGAATCCCGACCCGCCGTATCAGTTCCAGGCCTGCCAGGCGGCGTCCTGGGTGCGCCTGGTGGCACCGCTGCCCGAGGACTCGCCCTCGTGGGCTGCCGACCGGGTGCTGCGGGGACGCCAGGCCCTCGCCGAGGCCGGACTGGACCCGCCCACGATCTTCGAGACACCGCACTACACCGCCAGCGCCGCCGCGTACCGAGGCATGCGCCGGATCTACGGCACCCGGTACGAACGCGAACTACTGTTCGGGGGCACGCTGCGGGCCGGGGCCGATCCCACGCACTCGATCGGGCAGTACTTCCCCTATCGCGTGCACGACGTCTACGGCGGCGTCGTGTTGCCCGAGAATCTCGGCAACATCGAGCCGCTGCCCTACAACCAGCACCCGGCCCGCACCCCGAAGGACCTGGTGCACAACGCGGCCGCCAACCTCGTGGTCACCCAGGCCGTGGCCAGCTTCTTCTTCCACCCGCACTACCCGTTGGCCGACCTGGCCGCCACGATCGACGGGATCCAGGAGCTCGGCTACCAATTCGTGCCCGCCGACCAGCTCTGA
- a CDS encoding Tat pathway signal sequence: MLATAALGSLAALTLATGSPSGRPPVDPGRDARTPATPSAARSALAYPRLPVPAAPPVVASAAGRVVLRVHDVRGRRLTWSAFRSLQSNGHGVGGYDDMLLDPSSLRVLRGWPLYAHGGDVALDRPATPAALGFSWPSSQGYSAVILDLPRPGTYLLSDLMATDAVRRTRAALIARPGYRSSARFRTTWQAAQTALTAAHRARAEGDRARLAWSAYDAAVRADLLLLTEFGTQFAAGHRSLRPAWGFTTDSSQTAGTASAAAASIVRGSRRDGALRIVFDLGRSPASYATAVATAHRSGLRVVGQLLDSSDMARISLAQWRSRVASYVRGLPAVDVWEVGNEVNGDWLGRDAAAKVAFAATYVKAHSRARTLVTLYWQLGQDTPQTSMFSWARRNLSTSVLRRIDEIGVSIYPEQAPMGFALDRVITTLHSAFPRQRISITELGYGSADLSHVWWWGSRTDPRGAGRTAVADLYTRAVLGYRYSGGGTYWWYFPQEARPGTRLWATFAAAYRAVVPR, translated from the coding sequence GTGCTGGCCACGGCCGCCCTGGGCTCATTGGCGGCACTCACGCTCGCCACCGGCTCGCCGTCCGGCCGACCCCCGGTCGACCCCGGACGGGACGCACGCACCCCGGCGACGCCGTCCGCAGCCCGATCTGCCCTGGCCTACCCGCGGTTGCCGGTCCCTGCCGCCCCGCCCGTCGTCGCGTCCGCCGCGGGCCGGGTGGTACTGCGGGTGCACGACGTGCGCGGACGGCGGTTGACCTGGTCGGCCTTCCGGTCACTGCAGTCCAACGGCCACGGTGTCGGTGGGTACGACGACATGCTGCTCGACCCGTCGAGTCTGCGCGTCCTGCGCGGCTGGCCCCTGTACGCCCACGGCGGCGACGTGGCGCTGGACCGGCCCGCGACACCGGCCGCGCTCGGCTTCTCCTGGCCCAGCTCGCAGGGCTACTCCGCCGTGATCCTCGATCTGCCCCGACCGGGCACCTACCTGCTCAGCGACCTGATGGCCACGGACGCCGTGCGCCGCACCCGAGCCGCGCTGATCGCCCGGCCGGGCTACCGCAGCAGCGCCCGGTTCCGCACGACGTGGCAGGCCGCGCAGACCGCCCTGACGGCAGCGCACCGGGCCCGTGCCGAGGGCGATCGGGCGCGCCTGGCCTGGTCCGCCTACGACGCCGCCGTACGGGCCGATCTGCTGTTGCTCACCGAGTTCGGGACGCAGTTCGCCGCCGGCCACCGGTCGCTGCGCCCGGCCTGGGGATTCACCACCGACTCCTCCCAGACGGCGGGCACGGCCAGTGCCGCCGCCGCCTCGATCGTGCGCGGCTCACGGCGGGACGGCGCGCTGCGCATCGTGTTCGACCTCGGCCGCTCCCCGGCCTCGTATGCCACCGCCGTGGCGACCGCCCACCGGTCCGGCCTGCGGGTGGTCGGGCAGTTGCTCGATTCCTCCGACATGGCGCGGATCAGCCTGGCGCAGTGGCGTTCCCGAGTCGCCTCCTACGTGCGAGGACTGCCCGCGGTCGACGTCTGGGAGGTCGGCAACGAGGTCAACGGCGATTGGCTGGGTCGCGATGCGGCCGCGAAGGTCGCGTTCGCCGCGACCTACGTCAAGGCCCACTCACGGGCTCGGACCCTGGTCACGTTGTACTGGCAGCTCGGTCAGGACACCCCGCAGACCTCGATGTTCAGCTGGGCTCGGCGCAACCTCAGCACCTCGGTGCTGCGTCGGATCGACGAGATCGGGGTGAGCATCTACCCCGAGCAGGCGCCGATGGGGTTCGCCCTGGATCGGGTGATCACCACCCTGCACTCCGCCTTCCCCCGACAACGGATCTCGATCACCGAACTGGGGTACGGCAGCGCGGACCTGAGCCACGTGTGGTGGTGGGGCTCACGCACCGATCCGCGGGGCGCGGGTCGCACCGCCGTGGCCGACCTCTACACCCGGGCCGTGCTCGGGTACCGGTACTCCGGCGGCGGTACGTACTGGTGGTACTTCCCGCAGGAGGCCCGACCGGGAACCCGGTTGTGGGCCACCTTCGCGGCGGCCTACCGGGCGGTCGTCCCGCGCTGA